The proteins below come from a single Natranaerofaba carboxydovora genomic window:
- the spoIIIAG gene encoding stage III sporulation protein AG — MKNNFDKLKIGKIPIHFIVLGVIGFLLLIIGNPFSVDEKDELTRETENEMSQEIRKGDYMNSEKTRYRENLENRLVEILSKIEGAGEVSVLLQLEGGKELDVAYESERDITKTKETDAGGGTRVIEEEMASEEYKMIREGGEDKPLVLRTLKPQVNGVLIVAEGGANIQTQKKLTKAVESLMDVPSHKIRILPQN; from the coding sequence ATGAAAAATAACTTTGACAAACTAAAAATCGGTAAAATACCAATCCATTTTATTGTTTTAGGTGTTATTGGATTCTTGCTTTTGATAATTGGAAATCCTTTTTCAGTGGATGAAAAAGATGAATTAACAAGAGAAACTGAAAACGAGATGTCACAGGAAATAAGAAAGGGTGATTATATGAATAGTGAAAAAACGCGTTATAGGGAAAACTTGGAAAATAGGCTTGTTGAGATACTATCAAAAATAGAAGGTGCAGGAGAAGTTTCGGTTTTATTGCAGTTAGAAGGAGGAAAAGAGCTAGATGTAGCATATGAATCGGAAAGAGACATTACAAAGACCAAAGAAACTGATGCAGGTGGTGGAACAAGAGTAATTGAGGAAGAGATGGCAAGTGAAGAGTATAAGATGATAAGAGAAGGCGGAGAAGATAAACCTCTTGTTCTAAGGACTTTAAAGCCACAGGTTAATGGTGTGCTAATAGTAGCTGAAGGTGGAGCTAATATACAGACTCAAAAAAAATTAACTAAGGCAGTTGAAAGTCTTATGGATGTACCTTCACATAAAATAAGGATTTTGCCTCAAAATTAA
- the xseA gene encoding exodeoxyribonuclease VII large subunit: MLTNKQSFTVTELTRYVRDILGQNSVLKDLWVRGEISNFKHHSSGHMYFTLKDQGSSLRCVMFKNRNQALDFNPQDGMNVVARGSVGVFERAGLYQLYVDELKPDGIGDLHQAFEKLKQQLREEGLFDDRTKKPLPKFPTKVAIITSPTGAAVRDMVVTITRRFPRVELVIVPVRVQGDKAANEISYALELADKVLEPDVILTGRGGGSLEELWPFNEEVVARTIFKCSTPVISCVGHETDITISDFVADVRAPTPTAAGEIIVPDKDEIQKDIQEYKSRMVVSLKNKVVKLKDELDDLKERHVLKDPHFIVEERRKELDYYYQLLLREKYHYFKDKKQRLSSMIDRLEALSPLAVLKRGYSMCEKGDGRIIESVNNISINEKIRVNFKDGKADCKVENLYSGEEGQEE, encoded by the coding sequence ATGCTGACTAATAAACAAAGCTTTACGGTGACAGAATTGACCCGGTATGTAAGAGACATACTGGGTCAAAACTCTGTTTTAAAAGATTTATGGGTAAGAGGTGAGATCTCAAATTTTAAACACCATAGCTCAGGGCATATGTACTTTACATTAAAAGACCAGGGTTCTAGTTTGCGATGTGTGATGTTTAAAAATCGTAATCAGGCCCTGGATTTTAATCCTCAGGACGGCATGAATGTTGTGGCTAGGGGATCCGTAGGTGTATTTGAAAGAGCCGGACTCTATCAGCTTTATGTCGATGAATTAAAGCCTGATGGTATTGGAGATTTGCACCAGGCCTTTGAAAAACTAAAACAACAATTAAGAGAAGAAGGTTTATTTGATGATAGAACCAAAAAGCCACTTCCAAAATTCCCCACAAAAGTTGCCATTATAACCTCGCCAACTGGTGCAGCAGTCAGAGATATGGTTGTTACCATTACCAGAAGGTTTCCTCGAGTTGAATTGGTAATAGTTCCAGTAAGAGTTCAAGGAGACAAAGCAGCTAACGAAATATCCTATGCTTTAGAGCTTGCAGATAAAGTACTTGAGCCGGATGTTATATTGACTGGTCGTGGTGGAGGGTCTTTAGAGGAACTTTGGCCTTTTAATGAAGAAGTAGTTGCAAGAACAATTTTTAAGTGCTCTACACCTGTCATTTCATGTGTTGGTCACGAAACAGATATAACAATTTCTGACTTTGTAGCAGATGTTAGGGCTCCGACACCAACAGCAGCAGGTGAGATTATTGTACCCGATAAAGATGAAATTCAAAAAGATATACAAGAATACAAAAGTAGAATGGTAGTATCTCTAAAAAATAAAGTTGTAAAATTAAAAGATGAACTAGATGATTTAAAAGAAAGACATGTTTTAAAAGATCCACATTTTATAGTTGAAGAAAGAAGAAAAGAACTAGATTATTATTATCAGCTTTTATTACGTGAAAAATATCATTACTTTAAAGATAAAAAACAAAGACTATCATCAATGATCGATAGATTAGAAGCTTTAAGTCCGCTTGCAGTATTAAAGAGGGGATACTCTATGTGCGAAAAGGGTGATGGTAGAATAATTGAAAGTGTAAATAATATATCTATAAATGAGAAAATAAGAGTTAACTTTAAAGACGGTAAGGCAGATTGTAAGGTGGAAAACTTGTACAGTGGCGAGGAGGGGCAAGAGGAATAA
- the spoIIIAE gene encoding stage III sporulation protein AE yields the protein MKGKTSNVIVILIVIITIITVLFAISHEAFGQVQGNEVEKKHEQRELSKEDIDQAEDEAEKEIEREIQEKQDQMIDEPEMQDLEKQWMELSEEMEGYMPQIGFGDLLDMVRGEDGEFQLNKLFFGLINFFLGEITANLSLLGKVMVLSVIAALLVNLQTAFSEQFIGDLAHKVVYLLIMSIALQSFFIALNIGREAVQNMVDVILALIPLLLSLMASMGAVTSVAIFHPISIFLINTFSALIRNVVFPLLVFSAVLNIISHLSPHFKVTRLAGLFKDISIGALGFFMTIFLGVMGLQGIGGAVVDGISIRTAKFLTGTFIPVVGKSLADAVETVVGASLVLTNSITIAGAALIFFTAVFPALKILALVFIYKIAASLLEPLGDDSIPDSLNTMANCLTFVFAGVAIVGFMFFVALAVIMGAANASMMIRG from the coding sequence ATGAAAGGCAAAACGAGTAATGTTATTGTGATATTAATTGTTATAATTACTATAATTACTGTTTTGTTTGCTATAAGCCATGAAGCTTTTGGCCAGGTGCAAGGTAATGAGGTAGAAAAAAAACATGAGCAACGGGAATTAAGTAAAGAAGACATTGATCAGGCTGAAGATGAGGCTGAAAAAGAGATAGAAAGGGAAATTCAAGAAAAACAAGATCAGATGATCGATGAGCCTGAAATGCAGGACCTAGAGAAACAATGGATGGAACTTTCCGAGGAAATGGAAGGATATATGCCTCAAATTGGTTTTGGAGATTTGCTAGATATGGTTAGAGGGGAAGATGGTGAATTTCAATTAAACAAGCTCTTCTTTGGATTAATAAACTTCTTTTTAGGGGAAATAACTGCTAATCTTAGTTTGCTTGGCAAAGTTATGGTCTTAAGTGTGATAGCTGCACTATTAGTAAATTTACAAACAGCTTTTTCTGAGCAATTTATAGGTGATTTAGCACATAAGGTTGTGTATTTACTAATTATGAGCATTGCTTTACAAAGTTTTTTTATAGCGTTAAACATAGGTAGGGAAGCAGTACAAAATATGGTAGATGTAATTTTAGCTTTGATTCCGTTGCTTTTGAGTTTAATGGCGTCAATGGGTGCTGTTACTTCTGTGGCTATATTTCATCCTATTTCGATATTTCTAATAAACACATTTAGCGCTCTTATCAGAAACGTTGTATTTCCTTTACTGGTGTTTTCAGCTGTTTTAAATATTATTAGCCATCTAAGTCCTCATTTTAAGGTAACCAGGCTTGCAGGTTTATTTAAAGATATAAGCATTGGTGCCCTTGGTTTTTTTATGACGATCTTTCTAGGGGTTATGGGACTTCAAGGAATTGGTGGAGCAGTTGTTGATGGTATTTCAATTAGAACGGCCAAATTTTTGACGGGAACCTTTATACCTGTTGTAGGTAAATCACTAGCAGATGCAGTTGAAACAGTTGTTGGAGCATCTTTAGTTCTTACAAATAGCATTACCATTGCTGGCGCTGCATTGATATTTTTCACAGCAGTATTTCCTGCACTAAAGATATTGGCACTAGTTTTTATCTACAAAATTGCTGCATCATTATTGGAACCACTAGGAGATGATTCTATCCCTGATAGTTTAAATACTATGGCAAATTGTTTAACTTTTGTTTTTGCAGGAGTTGCAATTGTCGGTTTTATGTTTTTTGTAGCTTTGGCCGTTATTATGGGAGCAGCCAATGCATCAATGATGATCAGAGGCTAG
- the spoIIIAD gene encoding stage III sporulation protein AD, with amino-acid sequence MSIIQIVTFGIIAAILSVTLRQYNREMALLLSVAAGIVIFLQIVEPLVEVLDIIEELTVEGDIEMRYVDTLLRIIGVAYITEFGAQVCKDADEETIAKKIEFAGKIIIMLLAVPLIIMILETVMRLLP; translated from the coding sequence ATGAGTATCATTCAGATTGTAACCTTTGGTATAATCGCTGCTATCTTATCAGTTACTCTTAGACAGTACAACCGGGAGATGGCTCTGCTGTTATCGGTAGCTGCTGGAATAGTGATATTTTTACAAATAGTAGAGCCCCTAGTAGAGGTACTAGATATCATTGAAGAGTTAACTGTTGAAGGTGATATAGAGATGAGGTATGTTGATACTCTCTTAAGAATTATAGGGGTAGCATATATTACTGAATTTGGTGCCCAGGTTTGCAAAGATGCTGATGAAGAGACAATTGCCAAAAAAATTGAATTTGCCGGTAAAATTATTATCATGCTTCTGGCCGTACCACTAATAATAATGATACTCGAAACGGTTATGCGGCTGTTGCCTTAA
- the efp gene encoding elongation factor P, producing the protein MISTNDFKNGMTIEYDGQIFTILEFQHVKPGKGAAFVRSKLKNFKTGTITEKTFRAGEKVKKAHLERKQMQFLYSADDDYIFMDMEDFDQMTINKEQLGEGVKFLKENAVINVLFHEGENIGVELPTFVELTISETEPGVKGDTVSGSTKPAKLETGATVHVPLFINEGDTIKVDTRTGEYIERV; encoded by the coding sequence TTGATCAGTACAAATGACTTTAAAAATGGTATGACTATAGAATATGATGGGCAAATTTTTACGATATTAGAATTTCAGCACGTTAAACCTGGAAAAGGTGCTGCTTTTGTTAGGTCTAAATTGAAAAACTTTAAAACAGGAACGATTACTGAGAAAACCTTTAGAGCCGGGGAAAAAGTGAAAAAGGCACATCTTGAGAGAAAACAAATGCAGTTTTTATACAGTGCTGATGATGATTATATTTTTATGGATATGGAAGACTTTGATCAAATGACAATTAATAAAGAACAACTTGGAGAAGGTGTCAAGTTTCTAAAAGAGAATGCAGTTATAAATGTATTATTTCATGAAGGTGAAAATATTGGAGTTGAACTTCCAACTTTTGTTGAGCTAACTATTTCTGAGACAGAACCCGGGGTAAAAGGTGACACTGTTTCTGGAAGTACAAAACCTGCCAAATTAGAAACCGGTGCTACAGTACATGTCCCATTATTTATTAATGAAGGTGATACAATAAAAGTTGATACCAGAACAGGCGAATATATTGAAAGGGTTTGA
- a CDS encoding CD1247 N-terminal domain-containing protein, translating to MRDRMSYLNGLVDGLELSKKSKEGEVIKEITMALEEFAEMFEAMDQDLGAVEQDNEYLEERLNLLERDFYGDNYPAYDPGLVEIECPRCSEMVTVEEGILDENSSPEVYCPVCKDLFIFENNPSSQSGKEEVMNEEFQPR from the coding sequence ATGAGAGATAGGATGTCTTACTTAAATGGCCTGGTTGATGGATTAGAGCTTTCCAAAAAATCTAAAGAAGGTGAAGTTATCAAAGAGATTACCATGGCATTAGAGGAGTTTGCAGAAATGTTTGAAGCCATGGATCAGGACCTAGGAGCAGTGGAACAGGACAACGAATACTTAGAGGAAAGATTGAACTTGCTGGAAAGAGATTTTTATGGTGATAATTATCCGGCTTATGATCCTGGGCTTGTTGAGATAGAATGCCCGAGATGCAGTGAAATGGTTACAGTTGAAGAAGGAATATTAGATGAGAATAGCTCACCTGAAGTGTATTGTCCTGTATGTAAAGACCTTTTTATTTTTGAAAACAATCCTTCAAGTCAATCAGGGAAGGAAGAAGTTATGAATGAAGAGTTTCAACCCAGATAA
- the spoIIIAF gene encoding stage III sporulation protein AF — translation MLDMISELVGTIVIIIVLATFLDLLLPEGSIKNYVKLFIGLLIMLTILNPVVNLIDTEMAAKLDKGPDLFIETASPNETKEIIKRGDDIKESELDAISRRFESSLEDEISNLVGEYFDKYDLYSLKPSYNEEWDEDFGELHDLKLILTEKNKVDEKESTFSDISIEEVEDIKIKFENGDQNQMDKKSKAEEHESSGDFTYLPDVKEEEKNRLKNRLADEFHLSEKDINIRVKRR, via the coding sequence ATGTTGGATATGATAAGTGAACTTGTTGGTACGATTGTGATAATAATAGTTCTTGCAACTTTTCTTGATTTGCTACTACCAGAAGGATCAATTAAGAATTATGTAAAACTTTTTATTGGTTTGTTAATTATGTTAACTATACTAAATCCGGTGGTAAACTTAATAGACACTGAAATGGCAGCGAAACTCGACAAAGGTCCTGATTTGTTTATTGAAACAGCTTCGCCAAACGAAACTAAAGAAATTATAAAGCGAGGTGATGATATTAAAGAAAGTGAACTAGATGCAATCAGTAGAAGGTTTGAGAGCTCCCTAGAAGATGAGATATCTAATTTAGTTGGTGAATATTTTGATAAATATGATCTTTATAGTCTTAAGCCTTCATACAATGAAGAGTGGGATGAAGATTTTGGTGAGCTTCATGATCTAAAATTAATATTAACGGAAAAAAATAAGGTGGATGAAAAAGAATCAACTTTCTCGGATATTTCAATCGAAGAAGTAGAGGATATTAAAATAAAATTTGAAAATGGAGATCAAAATCAAATGGATAAAAAAAGTAAAGCAGAGGAACATGAGTCTAGTGGAGACTTTACTTATCTACCTGATGTTAAAGAAGAAGAGAAAAACAGGTTGAAAAATAGATTGGCAGATGAGTTTCACTTATCAGAAAAAGATATAAATATCAGGGTTAAAAGGAGGTAA
- the amaP gene encoding alkaline shock response membrane anchor protein AmaP, protein MNAFDRIVSLLGGLLILAGAISLFILVSPYQNFLEYYWTSMLSILGVLEIVLIGLVILLISIRTLWIAFKREKKVDSVTKELELGEVKISLDAIETMVKQVAEQTKGVKDIQTKIRSQEDGVIIYFKGKVLPDVIIPELSEELQNDIKEHVETVSGIVVKEVKMLIENISNEKGKSINPKAKTRKKAVTKTETSRNLEVDDEKSNETKEEVLKETSENVENESNFMNEDNNTDKENYKNH, encoded by the coding sequence ATGAATGCTTTTGATAGGATAGTTTCTTTACTAGGTGGTTTGTTGATTTTGGCAGGTGCTATATCATTATTTATCTTGGTTTCTCCTTATCAAAACTTCTTAGAGTACTACTGGACAAGCATGCTTAGTATTTTAGGTGTTTTAGAAATAGTTTTGATTGGTTTGGTTATTTTGCTAATTTCAATAAGGACACTGTGGATAGCATTTAAGAGGGAGAAGAAAGTGGACAGTGTAACAAAAGAGTTAGAACTAGGGGAAGTCAAGATTTCTTTAGATGCTATCGAAACCATGGTTAAACAAGTTGCTGAACAGACAAAAGGGGTAAAAGATATACAAACCAAAATTAGATCTCAAGAAGACGGAGTGATAATATATTTTAAAGGAAAGGTTCTACCTGATGTGATCATTCCAGAACTATCAGAAGAACTACAAAACGATATCAAAGAACATGTAGAAACTGTTTCTGGTATTGTTGTGAAAGAGGTTAAGATGCTAATAGAAAATATATCTAATGAAAAAGGAAAGTCAATTAATCCAAAAGCTAAAACCAGAAAAAAAGCAGTAACTAAAACTGAGACATCTAGAAACCTTGAAGTAGATGATGAAAAATCAAACGAAACAAAAGAAGAAGTTCTAAAAGAAACCAGTGAGAATGTAGAAAATGAATCTAATTTTATGAATGAAGACAATAACACTGACAAAGAGAATTATAAGAATCATTAA
- the nusB gene encoding transcription antitermination factor NusB, translating into MSRRYTRESAMRTLFQIEVGKNNPEDALGYLRNKMENKVSQQDMEYLEDIINITMDNQDKIDEIIDLHTENWSIERLSKVDLSILRLALAELLYVEDIPYKVSINEAVELAKKYSTHESPSYVNGVLDKAFKSLQGDKK; encoded by the coding sequence TTGAGCAGGCGTTACACTAGAGAAAGTGCTATGAGAACCCTTTTTCAAATTGAAGTAGGAAAAAATAACCCTGAAGATGCACTTGGATATTTAAGAAACAAGATGGAAAATAAAGTTAGTCAGCAGGATATGGAATATTTAGAAGACATAATAAATATAACCATGGATAATCAAGATAAAATAGACGAGATTATAGATTTACATACTGAAAATTGGAGTATAGAAAGGCTATCAAAAGTTGATCTTTCTATTTTGAGACTTGCCCTGGCAGAATTACTATATGTTGAAGATATACCTTATAAAGTATCAATAAATGAAGCAGTAGAACTTGCTAAAAAATACAGTACTCATGAGTCACCCTCTTATGTTAATGGGGTGTTGGACAAAGCTTTTAAAAGTCTTCAAGGTGACAAGAAATGA
- the spoIIIAC gene encoding stage III sporulation protein AC has protein sequence MNGIDIDLLFKIAGVGMILAVLNPVLEILDRKEVTTYVNLTGIIIVLFMIIQLLADLFETVREVFGIY, from the coding sequence ATGAATGGGATAGATATTGATTTACTTTTTAAAATTGCTGGTGTGGGAATGATCCTTGCAGTCTTAAATCCAGTTTTAGAAATTTTGGATAGAAAGGAAGTTACTACTTATGTAAACTTAACAGGAATAATAATTGTACTATTTATGATAATTCAGCTTCTAGCAGATCTTTTTGAAACAGTTAGAGAAGTATTTGGAATTTATTAA
- the xseB gene encoding exodeoxyribonuclease VII small subunit → MSEPKDYKNEVNEDVNEDKNEDNCEELSFEKALENLEKIVKSLESGKLTLDESVEYFQNGIKLTKLCSEKLEKAEQKINVLTQDEDGEISLRPFDIEEDN, encoded by the coding sequence ATGAGTGAACCTAAAGATTATAAAAATGAAGTAAATGAGGATGTAAATGAAGATAAAAATGAGGATAATTGTGAAGAATTAAGCTTTGAAAAAGCCCTTGAAAATCTTGAAAAAATTGTGAAATCTCTTGAAAGTGGTAAACTGACTCTTGATGAGTCTGTTGAGTATTTTCAAAACGGGATTAAATTAACGAAATTGTGCAGCGAAAAACTAGAAAAAGCGGAACAGAAAATTAATGTATTAACCCAGGATGAAGATGGTGAGATTAGCCTTCGTCCTTTTGATATAGAGGAGGATAATTAG
- a CDS encoding DUF2273 domain-containing protein, whose amino-acid sequence MNRDDIYYFIENNFRGIIGAIIGLIFALIFVLFGFWRGILIILFVTAGYFIGNNYDRKDFYRLLEYIFPPWS is encoded by the coding sequence TTGAATAGAGATGACATATATTATTTTATCGAAAATAATTTTAGAGGAATAATAGGAGCTATAATTGGATTAATTTTTGCTCTTATTTTTGTGTTATTTGGATTTTGGAGAGGAATTTTGATAATTTTATTTGTAACAGCAGGTTATTTTATCGGGAACAATTACGATAGAAAAGATTTTTATAGATTATTAGAATATATCTTTCCACCCTGGAGTTAA
- a CDS encoding M24 family metallopeptidase: MYNKRKEKLKETLQAGDIEALLVTNPVNIRYITGFSGSSGIVIITKDKTMLFTDFRYIEQAKEQTKKLNDLIVIKHESPATKTLKEYLYDLNIKNLSFEKKHLTYEQYEKLKNEFDFLSFIPHSGALEQIRLQKDEIELNKIREACKIADDAFSYILSFIKPGNLERDVSLELEHYMKKNGADDIAFDIIVASGKRSSLPHGIASSKEFNFGDLVKMDFGAVYDGYCSDLSRTIILGEGNDKQKEIYNIVLNAQKNALNSIKPQMMASEADGIAREEINKAGYGENFGHGLGHGLGLEVHESPGISFNGKDVLKPGMVFTVEPGIYLPGFGGVRIEDTVILTDDGCVPLTKSTKELLVL; this comes from the coding sequence ATGTATAATAAAAGAAAAGAGAAGCTAAAAGAAACTCTACAAGCAGGTGACATTGAGGCCCTCTTGGTAACTAATCCTGTTAATATCCGATATATAACTGGCTTTAGTGGCAGTAGTGGGATTGTTATAATAACGAAGGACAAGACCATGCTTTTTACTGATTTTAGATATATAGAACAAGCTAAAGAGCAAACTAAAAAATTGAATGACTTAATAGTAATAAAGCATGAAAGCCCTGCAACGAAAACACTTAAGGAATACCTGTATGATTTAAATATTAAGAACTTATCTTTTGAAAAAAAGCATTTAACTTATGAACAGTATGAAAAGTTAAAAAATGAATTTGATTTTTTAAGTTTTATTCCTCATAGTGGTGCTTTAGAACAAATTCGTCTACAAAAAGATGAGATAGAATTAAATAAAATCCGTGAAGCTTGTAAAATAGCCGATGATGCCTTCTCATACATTCTATCATTTATTAAACCAGGGAATTTGGAAAGAGATGTATCATTAGAATTAGAACACTACATGAAAAAAAATGGCGCGGATGATATTGCTTTTGATATAATTGTAGCATCTGGCAAAAGATCTTCTCTTCCTCATGGAATTGCAAGCAGTAAAGAATTCAATTTTGGTGATTTAGTAAAGATGGATTTTGGTGCAGTGTATGATGGTTATTGCTCTGATCTTAGCAGGACTATAATCTTGGGTGAAGGAAATGATAAACAGAAAGAAATCTATAATATTGTATTAAATGCTCAAAAAAATGCGCTTAATTCTATCAAACCTCAAATGATGGCTAGTGAAGCTGATGGAATTGCCAGAGAAGAGATAAACAAGGCCGGTTATGGTGAAAACTTTGGCCATGGCCTAGGACACGGCTTAGGGTTAGAAGTTCATGAATCTCCTGGCATCTCTTTTAATGGAAAAGATGTATTAAAACCCGGTATGGTATTTACCGTTGAACCGGGTATTTATCTGCCTGGCTTTGGTGGAGTAAGGATAGAGGATACAGTAATCCTTACTGATGATGGCTGCGTCCCTTTAACTAAATCAACTAAAGAACTTCTGGTATTGTGA
- a CDS encoding Asp23/Gls24 family envelope stress response protein has product MSSNMFVEEKEYGEIRISDEVVKTIARLAADNVKGVYSMTGSISEDVNEKLGRKKLLKGVKTKVDADKAVISLNIKINYGYKIPQVSYEIQERVKSSVENMTNLTVEAVDVYIQGINFVE; this is encoded by the coding sequence TTGAGCTCTAATATGTTTGTTGAAGAAAAAGAGTACGGGGAGATCAGGATATCTGATGAAGTAGTAAAAACAATAGCCAGACTTGCAGCAGATAACGTGAAAGGTGTTTATAGTATGACAGGTAGTATATCAGAAGATGTAAATGAAAAATTAGGAAGAAAGAAATTACTTAAAGGTGTTAAAACTAAAGTTGATGCAGATAAAGCTGTTATAAGTCTAAATATAAAGATTAATTATGGATACAAAATTCCTCAGGTTTCTTATGAAATACAGGAAAGAGTAAAAAGTTCTGTTGAAAATATGACAAACCTGACAGTAGAAGCCGTTGATGTTTATATTCAAGGTATTAACTTTGTAGAATAA
- the folD gene encoding bifunctional methylenetetrahydrofolate dehydrogenase/methenyltetrahydrofolate cyclohydrolase FolD: MSAELISGKEIGKQIREELKKEIEQLKNEKGITPGLNVLLVGEDPASQTYVGMKEKTANNLGIKSVVERVPADITQEEVLSYVKKWNNDDSVHGILVQLPLPDHIDEGAVLDAISIEKDVDGFHPENVGNLVVGQDAFVPCTPYGIIKLLEYSNVDINGKHAVVLGRSNIVGKPISLLLLERNATVTICHSRTKNLEEVTKQGDIFVVAVGRPEMVTGDMIKPGAVVIDVGVNRVEDKLVGDVEFESAKNVAGMITPVPGGVGPMTITMLMNNTLESAKRHAD, translated from the coding sequence TTGAGTGCAGAGTTAATTAGTGGAAAGGAAATTGGTAAGCAAATTAGGGAAGAGCTAAAAAAGGAAATCGAGCAGCTTAAGAACGAAAAAGGGATAACCCCTGGTCTTAATGTTTTATTAGTGGGGGAAGATCCAGCTTCACAAACTTATGTAGGAATGAAGGAAAAGACTGCCAATAACCTTGGGATTAAGTCAGTAGTTGAAAGAGTTCCTGCAGATATTACCCAGGAAGAAGTGCTAAGTTATGTGAAGAAATGGAACAACGATGATAGCGTACATGGTATTTTGGTACAGCTTCCACTTCCAGATCATATAGATGAGGGAGCTGTTTTGGATGCTATTTCTATCGAAAAAGACGTAGACGGATTTCATCCTGAAAACGTAGGTAACCTGGTAGTTGGACAGGATGCTTTTGTTCCGTGTACCCCTTACGGTATAATCAAGTTGCTTGAATACTCCAATGTAGATATAAATGGTAAGCATGCAGTTGTTTTGGGTAGAAGTAATATAGTTGGTAAGCCAATATCACTTCTTTTACTAGAAAGAAATGCTACTGTAACAATTTGCCATTCAAGAACTAAGAACTTAGAAGAAGTTACGAAGCAAGGGGACATATTTGTAGTTGCTGTAGGACGTCCTGAGATGGTTACTGGTGATATGATTAAGCCTGGTGCAGTTGTAATTGACGTTGGTGTTAATAGGGTAGAGGATAAGCTAGTAGGAGATGTTGAGTTTGAATCTGCCAAAAATGTTGCTGGAATGATAACACCCGTTCCTGGTGGAGTAGGACCAATGACAATTACTATGCTTATGAATAATACTTTAGAATCCGCTAAGAGACATGCTGACTAA
- a CDS encoding SpoIIIAH-like family protein, with product MKIISMKLSKLIIICAVVLIGLALIFSTILGISNSDDYSLIKEESGQNSEGSEIIEKSNENEHEKAEEAEKIEFDEIEGLDQEVMEIFPREDYEDWDIEHEEEFFVEYRLQRDRIRSEEIEKLNQLMDNPEISQEAKERAENKLLEILNVMEKEMLIENLIKSYGFEDAILFYRQDSATVAVKAENLSETEVRQIVELVSDKIGLNLDEVKVVENL from the coding sequence ATGAAAATTATAAGTATGAAATTAAGCAAATTAATAATAATTTGTGCTGTTGTTTTAATTGGCCTGGCTTTAATCTTTAGCACCATATTGGGTATCAGTAATAGCGATGATTACTCTTTGATCAAGGAAGAAAGTGGACAAAATAGCGAAGGTAGTGAAATAATAGAGAAAAGTAATGAAAATGAGCATGAAAAAGCTGAAGAGGCTGAAAAGATAGAGTTTGATGAAATAGAGGGTTTAGACCAGGAAGTTATGGAAATATTCCCCAGGGAAGACTATGAGGATTGGGATATAGAGCATGAAGAAGAGTTTTTTGTAGAATATAGGCTTCAAAGGGATAGAATCAGAAGTGAAGAAATTGAAAAATTAAATCAATTAATGGATAATCCAGAAATAAGCCAGGAAGCTAAAGAAAGAGCAGAGAATAAGCTTCTTGAAATTTTGAATGTAATGGAAAAGGAGATGTTAATTGAAAATTTAATAAAGTCTTATGGTTTTGAGGATGCAATATTATTTTATAGGCAAGATAGTGCGACGGTGGCAGTAAAAGCTGAGAACTTAAGCGAAACTGAGGTACGTCAAATTGTTGAGCTCGTTTCTGACAAAATAGGTTTAAATTTAGACGAGGTAAAAGTTGTAGAAAATTTATAA